One genomic window of Punica granatum isolate Tunisia-2019 chromosome 1, ASM765513v2, whole genome shotgun sequence includes the following:
- the LOC116204656 gene encoding uncharacterized protein LOC116204656, producing the protein MEEEDGDGRGKETGRLVMVMVMERHEEGEGRGWQEVEVMWSAAVMEGRSCIDYEQFVVASFQESLSGPTLNWFMSIRAEDIPSWAELSKRFVEQHNYNMETPSSFLKLSTMEMAEGQKFEDYATNWRLEAAKHFPSICEAQQIQMFHETLKGAYYSYLMGHKSTFSEMIVARKQVDLGIKLGRIEGPTKGMGEESSRKTLAAVTSSGGRKGKEPCYQSSTITSLLPLRPRNTEPQLQPAQQVPPQQNQQGGVTQSQPRRQYAPLLAPLSHIYRQLLAGNKILPIAPGPNFDPTNQDQSKLCEYHQGAPWHTLDNCWRLWEEIQKMIGANKLPFNAIRPPNMQANPLPDHGSSSGPSISMISVCTLGEDESKEDDPSPFVIEYVPAEAAVRFTKLSASPTPFVLDVPTREPYSDSKIPWAYGGDVGSLEHQFSVMGVTCSGRVYKNLEAVNKGKVPAAAVGTVPEVTPIPPKKVTEEDAKAFMKIIKVSEYKVVEQMTKSPAHVSLLALLLISEPHREALLWVLTVAQVPKEMAPDMIEETVSSIFSNTILFSNDELPSEGWAHSRALHIVCKCNNYVIGRVMIDNGSALNVCSVTTLKQMNIDLNRIRLSKTAVRAFDGTRREVNEEIDLLIDVCPCSFSITFQVLNILNAFSLLLGRPWIQSAGAVPSSLHQRLKFIVEEKLITVKGEEDYAIYKEMNIPYIIVGDDEKFPFHSFETISVIRD; encoded by the exons ATGGAAGAGGAAGATGGTGATGGTAGAGGAAAAGAAACGGGGAGGCTGGTGATGGTTATGGTGATGGAAAGACACGAAGAAGGGGAGGGAAGGGGATGGCAGGAGGTTGAGGTGATGTGGTCTGCTGCTGTGATGGAAGGCAGAAG ctGCATTGACTACGAGCAGTTCGTGGTCGCCTCTTTCCAGGAGAGCTTATCGGGACCAACCCTGAATTGGTTTATGTCCATCCGGGCCGAGGACATCCCCTCTTGGGCCGAACTATCCAAGAGATTCGTTGAGCAGCACAACTACAACATGGAGACACCTTCGTCCTTCCTCAAGTTGAGCACGATGGAAATGGCGGAGGGGCAAAAATTCGAAGACTACGCCACGAATTGGCGTTTAGAGGCGGCAAAGCACTTTCCCTCAATTTGCGAGGCACAACAGATTCAGATGTTTCACGAGACCCTCAAAGGGGCCTATTACTCGTATCTTATGGGCCACAAGTCCACTTTCTCGGAAATGATCGTGGCCAGGAAACAAGTGGACCTCGGCATCAAGTTGGGAAGAATCGAAGGCCCGACAAAGGGAATGGGGGAGGAGTCCTCGAGAAAGACCCTTGCGGCGGTGACCTCCTCCGGcggaagaaaagggaaagag CCTTGCTACCAGTCATCCACCATTACATCCCTGCTCCCCCTCAGACCCCGTAATACAGAGCCCCAGCTTCAGCCGGCACAACAGGTCCCACCCCAGCAGAATCAACAGGGCGGCGTGACACAATCCCAACCGCGTAGGCAATATGCACCCTTGCTGGCCCCGCTCTCCCATATATACCGGCAGCTCCTCGCGGGTAACAAGATCCTGCCAATAGCTCCCGGCCCTAACTTCGATCCAACCAACCAGGATCAGAGCAAACTCTGCGAATATCATCAGGGCGCGCCATGGCATACGCTCGATAACTGTTGGAGGCTATGGGAAGAGATTCAGAAGATGATTGGTGCCAATAAGCTACCGTTCAACGCTATCAGACCCCCGAATATGCAGGCCAATCCCCTCCCTGATCATGGGTCGAGCTCAGGACCCTCCATTAGTATGATTAGCGTTTGCACCTTAGGGGAGGATGAGAGCAAAGAAGACGACCCCTCCCCCTTTGTGATTGAGTACGTCCCAGCGGAAGCCGCGGTTAGGTTCACGAAGCTTAGTGCCTCACCTACCCCGTTCGTTTTAGACGTCCCTACTCGGGAGCCGTACTCGGACAGCAAGATCCCATGGGCCTATGGAGGGGATGTTGGGAGTCTTGAGCACCAGTTCAGTGTCATGGGCGTGACGTGTTCAGGTCGGGTATACAAAAACCTAGAGGCCGTGAACAAGGGTAAGGTGCCCGCCGCCGCAGTTGGGACAGTACCCGAGGTTACGCCAATCCCACCGAAGAAGGTAACCGAGGAGGACGCTAAAGCATTCATGAAAATTATCAAAGTgagcgaatacaaagtggtcgagcaaatgacCAAGTCTCCGGCCCACGTCTCACTACTCGCTCTCCTCCTTATCTCGGAGCCACACCGAGAAGCCCTCTTATGGGTCCTGACAGTGGCACAGGTCCCCAAGGAGATGGCCCCGGACATGATCGAAGAGACCGTTAGCtcgatcttctccaacaccatctTGTTCTCGAACGACGAGCTTCCCTCCGAAGGGTGGGCGCATTCCCGAGCATTGCACatcgtttgcaagtgcaacaattacGTCATCGGcagggtcatgatcgacaatggcTCCGCCCTCAACGTTTGCTCGGTGACCACGCTAAAGCAGATGAACATAGACCTCAACCGCATCCGCCTGAGTAAAACTGCGGTTCGGGCCTTCGATGGTACACGGAGGGAAGTGAACGAAGAGATTGACCTCCTAATAGATGTCTGCCCGTGCTCATTCAGCATCACTTTCCAAGTGCTCAACATTCTgaacgccttcagcctactactcgggaggccttggatccagTCGGCCGGCGCCGTCCCTTCCTCCCTGCATCAAAGGTTGAAATTCATTGTAGAGGAGAAGCTCATCACGGTTAAAGGGGAGGAAGACTACGCCATCTATAAGGAGATGAATATCCCCTACATCATCGTCGGGGACGACGAGAAATTTCCCTTCCACTCATTtgagaccatctccgtcatccgggACTAA